Part of the Bradyrhizobium sp. AZCC 1721 genome, TCCGTACCTCGCCTGCATCGGGCCAGTCGAGGCCTGCGATAATCCGCAGCAGCGTGGTCTTGCCCGAACCGGATGGCCCAAGCAGTGCCAGCAATTCGCCCTTGCCGACCTTCAAATCGACATTGTCGAGGGCTGCGAACGCGCCGAATTTCTTGACGATGTTTTTGACTTCAATGGTCACTTGGATTGTCCCTTGGAATCTGTCCTTCGTCGTCCAGACGCTGCTCGAGAACGGTCTTCACGACCAGCGTGATCAGGGCCAGCATCGCCAGGAGCGAGGCAATCGCAAACGAGGCTACGAATTGATATTCATTATAGAGGATCTCGACCAGTAGCGGCATGGTGTTGGTCTCGCCGCGGATATGGCCCGACACCACCGACACCGCGCCGAACTCGCCCATGGCGCGCGCATTGCACAGCAGTACGCCATACAACAGGCCCCATTTGATATTGGGCAGAGTGACGCGGAAGAAGGTCTGCAGGCCTGACGCTCCCAGCGAGATCGCAGCTTCCTCCTCCTGCGTGCCCTGCTCCTGCATCAGCGGGATCAGCGAGCGGGCCACAAACGGAAACGTCACGAAGATGGTCGCGAGCGCAATGCCGGGCACAGCGAACAGAGTATGGACGTTGTGGGCCTGCAGCCAGGTGCCCCAATAGCCCTGCGCGCCGAACAGCAGCACGAAGACGAGGCCCGAAATGACCGGACTGACCGAGAACGGCAGGTCGATCAGCGTGACCAGGAAGGTCTTGCCGGGGAAATCGAACTTTGCGATCGCCCAAGCCGCGATCACCCCGAACAGCAGATTGAGACCGACCGAAATCGCCGCCACCAGCAGGGTCAGCCGGATTGCCGACAGCGCCTCCGGCTCGGCCAGCGCGGCGAAATAGGCACCGAAGCCTTTCGACAAGGCCGATGCGAACACCACAACCAGCGGCAGCACGACAAAGATGGTGAGGAAGCTTACGGCAAGCGCGACGATGACGAAGCGGACCGGCCCCGGCTCTGTCCGAAAATCATTGGGTGAAGCAATCGCCCGCGGACGCTCGCGAGCTTCGCGGCGCGACAGCGAGGAAATGGCCGCCCCCGCCGTTGACGCGTAGGCCTTTAGCGGCGCCTCCGGAGTCACAAAGCTCGTTTGCGTCGACATCGATCGGCTCTCAATGCGCGGGAATGCGGATTTGCGCCCAGCGTTGCAGGCGATTGACGGCAAAGATGATCACGAACGAAGCCAGCAGCATGACGACGGCAATCGCCGTCGCATCGGCGTAGCGAAATTCGGATAACCGGATCACGATCAGCAGTGGCGCGATCTCCGATACATTGGGCAGATTGCCGGCGATGAAGATCACCGACCCGTATTCGCCGACCGCGCGCGCGAATGCCAGCGCAAAGCCGGTCAGCAGCGCTGGAATCAGGCTCGGCAAAATCACCCGGAACACGGTGTGCCAGCGGTTGGCGCCGAGGCTTGCGGCCGCTTCCTCGATTTCCGGATCGAGATCGATCAGGACGGGCTGAACCGTCCGCACCACGAAGGGGATGCCGATAAAGACCATCGCGATAAAGATCCCGATCGGCGTGAACGCCACCTTGATGCCGAGTTCAGCCAGCGGCGCGCCGAGCCATCCCTTCTGTGCGAACAATTGCGTCAGCGCCACACCCGCAACCGCGGTCGGCAGCGCAAAGGGAATATCGACGATAGCATCGAAAATTCGCCGGCCCGGAAAGCGGTAGCGCACCAGCGCCCACACGATGATGGTGCCCATCACCAGGTTGACGCAGGCTGCGGCAAAGGAGAGACCGAACGAAATCTTCAGCGCATTCAGCGTGCGGCGACTGGTGAGAATTTCCCAGAACTGCGCCGGC contains:
- the cysW gene encoding sulfate ABC transporter permease subunit CysW, with product MSTQTSFVTPEAPLKAYASTAGAAISSLSRREARERPRAIASPNDFRTEPGPVRFVIVALAVSFLTIFVVLPLVVVFASALSKGFGAYFAALAEPEALSAIRLTLLVAAISVGLNLLFGVIAAWAIAKFDFPGKTFLVTLIDLPFSVSPVISGLVFVLLFGAQGYWGTWLQAHNVHTLFAVPGIALATIFVTFPFVARSLIPLMQEQGTQEEEAAISLGASGLQTFFRVTLPNIKWGLLYGVLLCNARAMGEFGAVSVVSGHIRGETNTMPLLVEILYNEYQFVASFAIASLLAMLALITLVVKTVLEQRLDDEGQIPRDNPSDH
- the cysT gene encoding sulfate ABC transporter permease subunit CysT, which gives rise to MPGFGLTMGLTLTWLSVIILIPLAGLFLKTLELSPAQFWEILTSRRTLNALKISFGLSFAAACVNLVMGTIIVWALVRYRFPGRRIFDAIVDIPFALPTAVAGVALTQLFAQKGWLGAPLAELGIKVAFTPIGIFIAMVFIGIPFVVRTVQPVLIDLDPEIEEAAASLGANRWHTVFRVILPSLIPALLTGFALAFARAVGEYGSVIFIAGNLPNVSEIAPLLIVIRLSEFRYADATAIAVVMLLASFVIIFAVNRLQRWAQIRIPAH